A stretch of Coccidioides posadasii str. Silveira chromosome 2, complete sequence DNA encodes these proteins:
- the LEU2B gene encoding 3-isopropylmalate dehydrogenase B (EggNog:ENOG410PMDY~COG:E), translating to MSSKTYNILTLPGDGIGPEIMAEAIKVLQAFSSPNLNFNLRNELIGGCSIDAHGTPITDAVKQAALESDAVLFASVGGPKWDSSRRGLEGPEGGLLQLRKVLDVYGNLRPCSTDVCASVSREFSPYRTEVVEGVDFVVLRENCGGAYFGKKVEDEDYAMDEWGYSTQEVQRIARLAAHVALRHDPPWPVISMDKANVLASSRLWRRVVEKTLTTEFPQVKFSHQLADSASLIMATNPRSLNGVLLADNTFGDMLSDQAGSIVGSLGVLPSASLSGIPGEKRKDGKKSYALYEPTHGSAPTIAGKNVANPLAMILCVAMMFRYSFNMEPEAKAIENAVTATLEAGVRTPDLGGKAGTTDVGNAIVAHIKKSLSI from the exons ATGTCTTCCAAAACATACAACATTCTTACCCTCCCCGGAGACGGCATCGGTCCCGAAATCATGGCCGAAGCGATCAAGGTTCTCCAGGCTTTCTCCTCGCCTAATCTCAACTTCAACCTGCGTAACGAACTCATCGGCGGCTGCAGCATCGATGCGCATGGCACACCCATTACGGACGCAGTCAAACAGGCCGCTCTCGAATCTGATGCCGTTCTATTTGCTTCCGTCGGTGGACCAAAGTGGGACTCTTCCCGAAGAGGTTTGGAGGGTCCAGAGGGTGGCTTGTTGCAGCTCAGAAAGGTGCTGGATGTCTATGGCAACCTGAGACCGTGCAGCACGGACGTATGCGCGAGTGTGAGTCGGGAATTCAGCCCGTATCGGACAGAAGTCGTTGAGGGTGTGGACTTCGTAGTTTTAAGAGAAAACTGCGGCGGGGCGTATTTCGGGAAGAAAGTTGAAGATGAGGACTATG CGATGGATGAATGGGGCTACTCAACTCAAGAAGTCCAGAGGATTGCCCGTCTCGCAGCCCACGTTGCCCTCAGACACGACCCTCCTTGGCCCGTTATCTCCATGGATAAGGCCAACGTCCTCGCATCTTCCCGTCTTTGGCGCCGCGTCGTGGAAAAGACACTCACCACCGAATTTCCACAAGTCAAATTCTCCCATCAGCTCGCTGACTCTGCTTCACTCATCATGGCTACGAATCCACGGTCGTTGAATGGTGTACTCCTAGCCGATAACACTTTCGGTGACATGCTCTCCGATCAGGCTGGATCGATCGTTGGCAGTTTGGGGGTCCTACCAAGTGCTAGTTTGAGCGGTATTCCCggcgagaagagaaaagacgGCAAGAAGTCATACGCATTATACGAGCCAACGCATGGCTCTGCGCCAAC GATCGCCGGCAAAAACGTGGCGAACCCACTCGCCATGATTCTCTGCGTTGCAATGATGTTCCGGTACTCATTCAACATGGAACCTGAGGCAAAGGCCATCGAGAATGCTGTCACGGCCACATTGGAGGCTGGCGTTCGCACACCTGACCTTGGAGGAAAGGCGGGAACCACCGACGTCGGTAATGCTATTGTGGCCCACATCAAAAAATCTTTGAGTATATAA
- the TRM1 gene encoding RNA methyltransferase tRNA(m5U54)methyltransferase (EggNog:ENOG410PFUI~COG:J~BUSCO:3383at33183), whose amino-acid sequence MASQGPSIGTLSSIPEVGQIVRHGDKEYETVKEGLAYILVPRQSTSSSEKERKNRPTEDKDRPAVFYNPIQQFNRDLSVLAIRAYGEHAIAMKTEKHEKKLKRRDSHCKGKKRKREALDGDTGTGSKKSCVDERSDIPAPAVSEVAPSVAEQEQPNAAENNETPWTPSFTILDALSATGLRALRYAKEIPFATQVVANDLSALAIASMKNNIKHNRVDDIVRPNNGDACSYMYSILGPQKPHKDGSYFGKFDVVDLDPYGTAAPFMDAAVQAVTDGGMLCVTCTDAGVFAATGYPEKAYALYGGIPIKGVHSHEGGLRLILHALATSAAKYGIAIEPLLSLSIDFYARLFVRVHRSPSEVKFTAGKSMVVYNCDSGCGAWSTQRLSYTRQKEGKNGNPFYVYRLSQAPIASPNCEHCGFRTHLAGPMWAGPLHNPHFVQRILDLLGGADRETYPTFGRIEGMLTTALEEDLNLGGSSREPTPEPESSTNDLDSNTAPSLLIPRVDPAQIEPYPFFFITSAISKVLHTQTMPENSLRGALRHLGYKSTRSHAKPGSIRTDAPWSVIWEIMREWVRQKSPVKEGAINGGSPGEGIMRRGREKLGIDGEGAGLRSLKRDILSAVEAGKDLSDLTTKIEAALYRSGVCRLRTEKTGPENGEQGSITNKTGESSLERPDPSTLDIVFDESLGRKAMDAHHKKRLIRYQTNPRPNWGPLARAPVTSAKKD is encoded by the coding sequence ATGGCTTCGCAGGGCCCCTCAATCGGCACATTGTCATCCATCCCTGAGGTAGGGCAGATCGTACGGCATGGCGACAAAGAATATGAAACCGTGAAAGAGGGTCTTGCGTATATCCTTGTTCCTCGACAGTCCACGTCTTCGTCCGAAAAAGAGCGGAAAAACAGGCCTACTGAAGATAAAGATAGGCCGGCTGTTTTCTACAATCCCATTCAACAGTTTAACCGGGACCTAAGCGTGTTAGCGATTCGTGCGTATGGAGAGCATGCTATTGCCATGAAGACCGAGAAACACGAAAAGAAGCTGAAGCGGCGGGACAGTCACTgcaaggggaaaaaaagaaaacgggAAGCGCTTGACGGGGATACTGGAACGGGAAGCAAGAAATCGTGCGTCGATGAGAGATCGGATATACCTGCACCAGCGGTCTCGGAGGTTGCTCCCTCCGTCGCTGAGCAAGAGCAGCCCAATGCTGCAGAGAATAACGAGACACCATGGACACCATCCTTCACCATTCTCGACGCATTATCCGCAACGGGCTTACGAGCACTTCGTTATGCTAAAGAAATTCCATTTGCGACCCAAGTGGTGGCAAACGATCTCTCTGCGCTCGCAATTGCGTCGATGAAGAACAACATCAAACATAACAGAGTAGATGATATCGTTCGGCCAAACAACGGAGACGCATGCTCATATATGTATAGCATCCTCGGCCCTCAGAAGCCGCATAAAGATGGTTCGTATTTCGGTAAGTTCGACGTGGTTGATCTCGATCCTTATGGGACAGCAGCGCCATTCATGGACGCGGCTGTGCAAGCTGTCACCGATGGAGGAATGTTGTGCGTTACTTGTACAGACGCTGGGGTTTTTGCGGCTACTGGATATCCGGAGAAGGCATATGCCCTTTACGGTGGCATCCCGATTAAGGGAGTCCACTCGCACGAAGGTGGCTTACGTCTGATCTTACATGCTCTAGCGACTAGCGCTGCGAAGTACGGTATTGCAATCGAGCCgttgctttctctttctatCGATTTCTACGCGAGATTGTTTGTTCGTGTCCACAGATCTCCTTCTGAGGTGAAGTTCACTGCTGGAAAGTCGATGGTTGTGTATAATTGCGATAGCGGTTGCGGAGCCTGGTCAACGCAGCGCCTTTCATATACCCGGCAAAAGGAGGGGAAAAACGGTAATCCGTTTTACGTTTATCGCCTGAGCCAAGCTCCGATTGCGTCCCCTAATTGTGAACATTGCGGATTCAGGACTCATCTTGCTGGCCCAATGTGGGCGGGACCGCTACATAACCCTCATTTCGTCCAACGGATTCTTGATTTACTTGGAGGAGCCGATCGAGAGACATATCCAACGTTTGGTCGCATAGAAGGGATGTTGACCACTGCTCTTGAAGAAGATTTGAATCTTGGAGGGTCATCGAGAGAACCTACCCCTGAGCCAGAATCGTCCACCAATGACCTTGACAGCAATACAGCTCCTTCTTTACTCATTCCACGAGTTGACCCGGCTCAAATTGAGCCGTACCCGTTCTTTTTTATAACTAGCGCCATTTCCAAAGTTCTACACACCCAGACTATGCCCGAGAACTCGCTTCGTGGTGCTCTTCGCCACCTCGGCTACAAATCAACCCGCAGCCACGCCAAGCCTGGCTCAATACGTACCGATGCGCCATGGAGTGTGATCTGGGAGATAATGCGTGAATGGGTACGCCAAAAATCTCCTGTCAAAGAAGGGGCCATTAACGGAGGAAGCCCCGGTGAGGGGATTATGAGGAGAGGTAGAGAAAAGCTTGGCATCGACGGCGAAGGTGCCGGGTTAAGATCACTTAAACGTGATATACTGAGTGCTGTTGAAGCTGGAAAGGACCTCTCGGACTTAACCACGAAGATTGAGGCTGCTCTTTATCGATCCGGTGTGTGTCGACTGCGGACAGAAAAGACTGGACCGGAGAATGGCGAACAGGGATCAATAACTAACAAAACCGGTGAATCTTCGCTGGAACGGCCTGATCCGAGTACGTTGGATATAGTATTTGACGAAAGTCTCGGTAGAAAGGCCATGGATGCGCATCACAAGAAGCGTCTCATCCGTTATCAAACCAACCCGCGACCGAACTGGGGTCCTTTGGCTCGTGCACCAGTCACCAGTGCGAAGAAAGATTAA
- the FAS2 gene encoding 3-oxoacyl-[acyl-carrier-protein] synthase (EggNog:ENOG410PFY5~COG:I~BUSCO:134at33183): MRPEVEQELAHTLLVELLAYQFASPVRWIETQDVILAEKRTERIVEIGPADTLGGMARRTIASKYEAYDAATSVQRQILCYNKDAKEIYYDVDPVEEEPEAPVADSTPAPAAVAAVPAQAAASAPSPPPPSAGPAAAVADAPVSALDIVRALVAQKLKKALLDIPPNKAIKDLVGGKSTLQNEILGDLGKEFGSTPERPEDTPIDELSSALQATFNGQLGKQSTSLVARLVSSKMPGGFNITAVRKYLETRWGLGQGRQDGVLLLALTMEPASRLGSEKDAKAYLDDVANKYASIQGISLSTASAGNDSAAGAGGMMMDPAAIDALTKDQRALFKQQLEIIARYLKMDLRAGDKAHLASQQYQSTLHAQLDLWQAEHGDIYASGIQPSFDPLKARVYDSSWNWARQDALNMYFDIIFGRLKVVDREIVSQCIRIMNRSNPLLLDFMQYHIDHCPTERGETYKLAKELGQQLIENCKEVLNADPVYKDVAIPTGPQTIIDSRGNINYEEVPRPSVRKLEHYVAQMAEGGPITEYSNRTKVQNDLRNVYKLIRKQHKLSKSSQLQFNALYREVLRALAMNENQIIPPENGHSKKGNRSGSRSPVNGGPTKPGKIETIPFLHLRRKKAHGWEYSKKLTGVYLDGLESAARSGLTFSGKNALITGAGAGSIGAALLQGLISGGAKVVVTTSRFSREVTEYYQAMYTRYGARGSQLVVVPFNQGSKQDVEALVDYVYDTKNGLGWDLDIIVPFAAISENGREIDSIDSKSELAHRLMLTNIYRLIGSVKTQKQERGFSTRPAQVILPLSPNHGIFGNDGLYSESKLGLETLFNRWYSENWADYLTICGAVIGWTRSTGIMNANDTIAEGVEKLGVRTFSQQEMAFNLLGLMAPAIVDLCQSNPVFADLNGGFQCIPDLNALMGKLRSEMVETSAVRQAVIKETALENKVVNGEDSEALYKKVVTEPRANIKFEFPALPEWKDLETINQDLKGMVNLDKVVVVTGFAEIGPWGNSRTRWEMEAYGRFSLEGCVEMAWIMGLIKNHNGPIKGQPYSGWVDAKTGEPVSDKDVKAKYEKYILEHSGIRLIEPELFEGYDPNKKQLLEEVVLQEDLETFEASKETAEEFKREHGDKVEIFEIQESGEYTVRLLKGATLLIPKALKFDRLVAGQIPTGWNPKNYGIPDDIISQVDPVTLYVLVCTVETLLASGITDPYEFYKYVHVSELGNCIGSGIGGSRALRGMYKDRYLDKALQKDILQESFINTMSAWVNMLLLSSSGPIKTPVGACATAVESIDIGYETIVEGKARVCFVGGFDDFQEEGSYEFANMKATSNAESEFALGRTPQEMSRPTTTTRAGFMESQGCGMQLIMSAQLALDMGVPIYGILALTTTATDKIGRSVPAPGQGVLTTARENPGKFPSPLLDIKYRRRQLELRRTQIKQWQESELLYLQEEVDAMKAQATEPFNEKEYLQERVEHIQREAIRQEKDAQFALGNNFWKQDSRIAPLRGALATWGLTIDDLDVASFHGTSTVANDKNECDVLCKQMQHLGRKKGNALLGIFQKYLTGHPKGAAGGFMFNGCLQVLNTGLVPGNRNADNIDKIMEKFDYVVYPSRSIQTDGIKAFSVTSFGFGQKGAQAIGIHPKYLFAALDQAQYAAYKVKVEARQKKAYRYFHNGLINNSLFVAKDKSPYDDTLESKVLLNPDARVALNEKTSQLTYPTKAPVHKPDQNTKDMVEYLAKATVTANTRVGVDVESIEAINLENDTFIQRNFTEAEQKYCRQAASPQASFAGRWSAKEAVFKSLGVCGKGAGAALKDIEIINDANGTPVVTLHGDAAAAAKQAGVVGVTVSISHSDSQAVAVAQATVN, encoded by the exons ATGAGGCCCGAAGTTGAGCAGGAGCTCGCCCACACGCTCCTCGTTGAGCTTCTTGCATATCAGTTTGCTTCCCCTGTGAGATGGATCGAGACCCAGGATGTTATCCTCGCCGAGAAGAGAACAGAGCGTATTGTCGAGATTGGCCCGGCCGATACTCTCGGGGGAATGGCAAGGCGCACAATCGCCTCGAAATACGAAGCCTATGACGCTGCAACATCCGTCCAGCGACAGATTCTCTGCTACAACAAGGACGCGAAGGAGATCTATTACGATGTTGACCCTGTGGAGGAAGAACCGGAGGCCCCCGTCGCTGACTCCACGCCGGCTCCGGCAGCTGTTGCCGCCGTTCCTGCACAGGCTGCTGCCTCTGCACCATCACCCCCACCACCAAGTGCCGGGCCCGCCGCGGCAGTCGCTGATGCTCCAGTCTCGGCCCTTGACATAGTGAGAGCTTTGGTGGCACAAAAGTTGAAGAAAGCTCTCCTCGACATTCCACCCAACAAGGCCATCAAGGATTTGGTTGGAG GTAAATCTACTCTTCAGAACGAGATCCTTGGTGACCTAGGCAAAGAATTTGGCTCGACGCCAGAGAGACCAGAAGATACCCCAATAGATGAGCTCTCTTCTGCACTCCAGGCCACATTCAATGGTCAGCTTGGCAAGCAATCCACCTCACTCGTGGCCAGATTGGTGTCTTCAAAGATGCCTGGTGGATTCAATATCACTGCCGTCCGGAAATATCTCGAGACCAGATGGGGACTGGGACAAGGCCGCCAGGATGGCGTCTTGCTGCTTGCACTAACCATGGAGCCTGCTTCGCGTCTCGGCTCAGAAAAAGACGCGAAAGCATATCTCGATGACGTCGCCAACAAATACGCCTCGATCCAGGGCATCAGCCTTTCCACTGCCAGCGCCGGTAATGATTCCGCCGCTGGAGCCGGTGGAATGATGATGGATCCCGCCGCTATCGATGCGTTGACCAAAGATCAGAGAGCGCTCTTCAAGCAGCAACTCGAAATTATAGCGCGCTATTTGAAGATGGATCTACGGGCGGGTGACAAGGCGCATCTTGCTTCACAACAGTATCAATCTACCCTTCACGCCCAGTTGGATCTGTGGCAAGCTGAGCATGGCGATATTTATGCCTCCGGCATCCAACCATCTTTCGACCCCTTGAAGGCGCGTGTTTATGATTCGTCCTGGAACTGGGCACGGCAAGACGCTCTTAACATGTATTTTGACATCATCTTCGGCCGCCTGAAGGTTGTGGATCGAGAAATCGTCAGCCAATGTATCCGCATCATGAATCGTTCCAACCCCCTCCTTCTCGATTTCATGCAGTATCACATTGATCACTGCCCGACGGAACGCGGCGAGACGTACAAATTGGCAAAAGAACTCGGGCAGCAGCTCATTGAGAACTGCAAAGAAGTCCTGAATGCGGACCCGGTTTACAAGGATGTTGCGATCCCAACCGGCCCACAGACTATTATTGACTCCCGCGGTAACATCAATTATGAAGAAGTCCCTCGTCCAAGCGTCCGGAAACTTGAACATTATGTAGCGCAGATGGCTGAAGGTGGTCCGATCACCGAATATAGCAACCGCACAAAGGTCCAGAATGACCTGCGGAATGTATACAAACTCATCCGCAAGCAGCACAAATTATCCAAGTCATCTCAGCTTCAATTCAATGCTTTATACCGGGAGGTTCTTCGTGCCTTGGCCATGAATGAAAATCAGATCATCCCTCCGGAGAATGGGCACTCAAAGAAAGGCAACCGCAGTGGCTCGCGCTCCCCAGTTAATGGAGGGCCCACGAAACCGGGCAAGATTGAGACAATTCCTTTCCTGCAtttgaggaggaagaaggctCACGGTTGGGAATATAGTAAGAAGCTAACCGGCGTTTACCTTGACGGATTGGAGTCTGCTGCTCGTTCTGGCCTTACTTTTAGTGGGAAAAATGCATTGATTACcggtgctggtgctggttCCATCGGTGCAGCACTGCTTCAAGGTTTAATCAGTGGCGGAGCTAAGGTTGTCGTCACAACCAGTCGCTTCAGCCGTGAGGTCACAGAATATTACCAGGCAATGTACACCCGCTACGGCGCTCGAGGTTCTCAATTGGTGGTCGTTCCTTTCAACCAGGGCAGTAAGCAAGACGTCGAGGCTTTAGTGGACTATGTCTACGACACAAAGAACGGTTTGGGCTGGGACCTTGATATCATCGTGCCGTTTGCCGCCATTTCGGAGAATGGACGCGAAATCGATAGCATCGATTCCAAGTCAGAATTGGCGCACCGTCTCATGTTGACGAATATTTACCGCTTGATCGGTTCCGTCAAGACGCAGAAACAAGAGCGAGGATTCTCCACACGTCCCGCACAAGTTATTTTACCCCTTTCGCCTAACCATGGAATTTTTGGAAACGACGGTCTCTACTCTGAGTCCAAATTGGGCTTGGAAACCCTGTTCAATCGCTGGTACTCTGAGAACTGGGCTGATTATCTCACTATTTGTGGTGCTGTGATCGGATGGACCCGTTCCACCGGTATCATGAACGCGAACGACACGATCGCTGAAGGCgttgagaagcttggtgTTCGAACATTCTCGCAGCAAGAAATGGCCTTCAATTTATTGGGATTGATGGCACCTGCTATCGTCGATCTCTGCCAGAGCAACCCCGTGTTTGCAGATTTGAACGGTGGTTTCCAATGCATTCCCGACCTGAACGCCCTCATGGGCAAACTCCGAAGCGAGATGGTTGAGACAAGCGCCGTCCGGCAGGCAGTTATCAAAGAGACCGCCTTGGAGAACAAGGTCGTCAACGGCGAGGACAGCGAAGCTCTTTACAAGAAGGTTGTGACCGAACCCAGAGCTAATATCAAGTTTGAATTCCCAGCTCTGCCAGAATGGAAGGATTTGGAGACAATCAACCAGGACCTCAAGGGCATGGTCAACTTGGACAAAGTTGTCGTCGTGACCGGTTTCGCTGAAATCGGTCCATGGGGTAACTCCAGAACGCGTTGGGAGATGGAGGCCTATGGCAGGTTCTCTTTGGAAGGATGTGTCGAAATGGCTTGGATTATGGGCCTTATCAAGAATCATAACGGACCTATCAAGGGACAGCCATACTCCGGATGGGTTGACGCGAAGACCGGTGAACCGGTGAGTGACAAGGACGTCAAGGCTAAGTATGAAAAATACATCCTTGAACACTCCGGTATCCGCCTCATCGAACCTGAACTTTTCGAAGGCTATGATCCGAATAAGAAGCAACTTCTTGAGGAAGTCGTTCTCCAGGAGGATCTGGAAACGTTTGAGGCTTCCAAGGAGACCGCTGAAGAATTCAAGCGTGAGCACGGCGACAAGGTCGAAATTTTTGAGATCCAGGAGTCCGGCGAATATACGGTCCGCTTGCTCAAGGGCGCGACCCTCCTCATCCCCAAGGCCTTGAAATTCGACCGTCTTGTTGCAGGTCAGATCCCAACTGGATGGAATCCCAAGAATTACGGCATTCCCGATGATATTATCAGCCAGGTCGACCCCGTTACCCTGTACGTTCTGGTGTGCACAGTCGAGACCCTCCTCGCCTCCGGAATTACGGATCCCTATGAATTCTACAAATACGTCCATGTTTCTGAACTTGGGAACTGCATTGGCTCCGGCATTGGTGGTTCCCGGGCTCTCAGGGGCATGTACAAGGATCGCTACCTGGATAAAGCTCTTCAGAAGGACATTCTCCAAGAGTCTTTCATCAATACTATGAGCGCATGGGTAAACATGTTGCTTCTCTCCTCCAGTGGTCCAATCAAGACTCCAGTCGGTGCTTGTGCAACTGCTGTCGAGTCCATTGACATTGGTTACGAGACCATTGTTGAAGGCAAGGCTCGAGTCTGCTTCGTCGGTGGGTTCGACGACTTCCAGGAAGAAGGGTCGTACGAATTCGCCAACATGAAAGCCACAAGCAACGCTGAATCTGAATTTGCTCTTGGAAGAACTCCCCAAGAGATGTCTCGCCCCACCACCACAACTCGTGCCGGTTTCATGGAATCCCAGGGATGTGGCATGCAGCTAATCATGAGTGCACAGCTTGCTCTGGATATGGGTGTCCCTATCTACGGCATCCTTGCCCTGACCACCACGGCTACTGACAAGATTGGTCGATCTGTGCCTGCTCCGGGCCAGGGTGTTTTGACCACCGCTCGAGAGAACCCCGGCAAGTTCCCGTCACCACTTCTGGATATCAAGTACCGTCGACGACAACTCGAACTTCGACGTACGCAAATCAAGCAGTGGCAAGAGTCGGAACTCCTCTATCTCCAGGAGGAAGTCGACGCGATGAAGGCACAGGCTACTGAGCCGTTCAACGAGAAGGAGTATCTGCAAGAGCGTGTGGAGCATATCCAGCGCGAGGCGATTCGACAAGAGAAGGATGCTCAGTTTGCGCTTGGCAACAATTTCTGGAAGCAAGATTCTCGGATCGCTCCACTTCGTGGTGCTCTTGCAACTTGGGGCCTTACGATTGACGATTTGGATGTCGCTTCGTTCCATGGAACATCTACCGTCGCCAACGATAAGAATGAGTGCGACGTCTTGTGCAAGCAGATGCAGCACCTCGGTAGAAAGAAGGGCAACGCTCTTCTTGGTATCTTCCAGAAGTACCTGACTGGTCATCCAAAGGGTGCTGCTGGTGGCTTTATGTTCAACGGCTGCTTACAGGTTTTGAATACCGGTCTTGTTCCCGGTAACCGAAACGCGGACAATATCGACAAGATTATGGAGAAGTTCGACTACGTCGTGTACCCCAGTCGAAGCATTCAAACAGATGGCATCAAGGCATTCTCCGTAACGTCGTTTGGCTTCGGCCAAAAGGGTGCTCAGGCCATTGGTATCCACCCCAAGTACCTTTTCGCCGCCCTAGACCAGGCTCAATACGCTGCGTACAAAGTGAAGGTTGAGGCCCGACAGAAGAAGGCGTATAGATACTTCCACAACGGCTTGATCAACAACAGCCTGTTTGTTGCCAAGGACAAATCGCCATACGATGATACTCTCGAGTCGAAGGTTCTTCTGAATCCGGATGCTCGTGTGGCTTTGAACGAGAAAACGTCGCAGTTGACTTACCCAACCAAGGCTCCTGTACACAAGCCAGATCAGAACACCAAGGACATGGTCGAGTATTTGGCCAAGGCTACAGTGACAGCCAACACACGCGTTGGCGTTGATGTCGAAAGCATCGAAGCGATTAACCTCGAGAACGACACGTTCATTCAGCGCAACTTCACTGAAGCCGAGCAAAAGTACTGCCGTCAAGCCGCTTCACCCCAAGCGTCCTTCGCGGGGCGGTGGAGTGCCAAGGAGGCGGTGTTCAAGTCCCTCGGCGTATGTGGAAAGGGTGCTGGAGCAGCATTGAAGGATATTGAAATCATCAACGATGCCAACGGAACTCCTGTTGTCACG CTCCACGGTGATGCCGCGGCGGCCGCTAAGCAGGCTGGAGTGGTAGGCGTTACTGTCAGCATTAGCCACAGTGACTCTCAGGCTGTAGCTGTCGCACAGGCTACTGTCAATTAA